A genomic segment from Alteribacillus bidgolensis encodes:
- a CDS encoding S-layer homology domain-containing protein, which yields MGYQPKSYRKFLATSLSAAVVASAGASTVAVQQADAAESFSDVSNSFWASESIQRLADEGIINGYKDGTYRPNEDINRGQVSELLVKAFDLEVDQNASAPFEDLSDESYYTPYAAAVKEAGYIKGRENNTVFAGGMDLSREQMATILVRAFELEPVEDSDATVGDLDEAHASHQSNIEILAQYDITSTADGNFRPKETVTRAQFAAFLDRALQL from the coding sequence ATGGGTTATCAACCAAAGTCTTACCGCAAGTTTCTTGCAACATCCCTTTCTGCAGCTGTAGTAGCTAGTGCTGGTGCATCCACAGTAGCTGTTCAGCAAGCAGATGCAGCTGAATCTTTCAGCGATGTATCTAATAGTTTCTGGGCTTCTGAGTCCATTCAGCGTCTAGCTGATGAAGGTATCATCAACGGGTATAAAGATGGTACATATCGTCCGAATGAGGACATCAACCGTGGACAAGTATCCGAATTGCTTGTTAAAGCGTTCGATCTTGAAGTAGATCAAAATGCATCTGCTCCTTTCGAAGATCTTTCTGATGAAAGTTATTACACTCCATACGCAGCAGCTGTAAAAGAAGCTGGGTACATCAAAGGTCGTGAAAACAATACTGTATTTGCTGGCGGCATGGATCTTTCTCGTGAGCAAATGGCAACAATCCTTGTACGTGCTTTCGAACTAGAGCCAGTTGAAGACAGTGACGCAACGGTAGGCGACTTAGACGAAGCACACGCAAGTCACCAAAGCAACATTGAAATCCTTGCTCAATATGACATCACTTCCACTGCAGACGGTAACTTCCGACCGAAAGAAACCGTAACACGTGCACAATTCGCTGCATTCCTTGACCGTGCTCTTCAACTATGA
- a CDS encoding DUF6612 family protein, whose product MRGTKAAAAAVSAGLLLLSACGEQQLPEEVYKQSIEAMEELDSVYFTHSNTLSAEQEGVSNFTRGAVQYNDPLEAYIETNMNLIDLEEPVELDVRINGSETEIRENEEWEDHSTEAPELESMISPVEDMNFFLEFEEEFLMKEVDDYYEVSFKGTEERHKSLVEKKLNALGISESAGGLSEEERESIQLERIDMIAYIDKENKLLLGYDSRFSFTIEIAGELRAFNEISYVRYDEYNEVNGNLENFLEEKVKEIERQKMEAEQEEEEASENNN is encoded by the coding sequence ATGAGAGGTACAAAAGCAGCCGCTGCTGCTGTAAGTGCTGGTCTATTATTGTTAAGTGCCTGCGGCGAACAGCAGCTTCCTGAAGAAGTATATAAACAATCGATAGAAGCAATGGAAGAGCTCGACAGTGTGTACTTCACGCATTCTAATACATTGAGCGCAGAACAAGAAGGTGTCAGCAATTTCACCCGGGGAGCTGTTCAATACAACGACCCGCTTGAAGCTTACATAGAAACGAACATGAACCTTATCGATTTAGAGGAACCTGTAGAGCTAGATGTTAGGATAAATGGCAGCGAAACAGAAATCAGAGAGAATGAAGAGTGGGAAGATCATAGTACCGAAGCGCCTGAACTAGAGTCGATGATAAGCCCCGTAGAAGATATGAACTTCTTTCTCGAATTTGAAGAAGAGTTTTTGATGAAAGAAGTAGATGATTACTACGAAGTGTCTTTTAAAGGTACAGAAGAACGGCATAAATCATTAGTAGAAAAGAAACTAAATGCTCTTGGCATTTCAGAATCAGCCGGGGGACTTAGTGAAGAAGAACGGGAATCGATTCAGCTTGAGCGGATCGACATGATTGCTTATATAGATAAAGAAAATAAGCTTCTCTTAGGATATGACAGCCGTTTTTCCTTTACGATCGAGATAGCCGGGGAATTAAGAGCATTTAATGAAATATCTTATGTTCGTTATGACGAATATAATGAAGTGAATGGAAACCTCGAAAACTTTCTGGAAGAAAAGGTTAAAGAAATCGAACGTCAAAAAATGGAAGCGGAGCAGGAAGAGGAAGAAGCCAGCGAAAACAATAATTAG
- a CDS encoding C40 family peptidase translates to MVKKSFMAVMSLVLLLSVFSFQPGAADAKGDQIVEEARKHLGTPYKYGGTTPSGFDCSGFTGYVFDKAGEDLPRTAAQQYNVGKSVKKSNLQKGDLVFFSNGSSISHNGIYIGNGKFIHSSSSNGISISKVDDPYYWGSRYKGAKRVIDEKEEGVKSETLEPLPDGQYHDVKEGFWAYNSINSLSQDGIINGYSDSTFKPSKSITRAQAATLLMKALDLPRNGKDSRFNDVSSKHEHATAIKAADEAGLITGNENGEFMPEDPMTRQQMAVVFYRAFDLEGTEYDGDFVDVSTDHRYHKHISAIAGSGIASGNENGEYEPGRETTRAHFSVFLENALDK, encoded by the coding sequence GTGGTCAAGAAAAGCTTTATGGCAGTGATGAGCTTGGTTCTGCTGCTGTCTGTATTTTCGTTTCAGCCTGGGGCAGCTGATGCGAAAGGCGATCAGATCGTAGAAGAAGCAAGAAAACATCTTGGAACACCTTATAAATATGGAGGAACGACTCCGAGCGGATTTGATTGTTCCGGCTTTACCGGCTACGTATTTGACAAAGCAGGAGAAGATTTACCTAGAACGGCAGCTCAACAGTATAACGTTGGAAAATCAGTAAAAAAATCAAATCTTCAAAAAGGCGATTTGGTTTTCTTTTCAAATGGATCTTCTATAAGCCATAATGGGATTTACATAGGAAACGGAAAATTTATTCATTCTTCTTCTTCTAACGGTATTAGTATTTCTAAAGTAGATGATCCCTATTACTGGGGAAGCCGCTATAAAGGGGCAAAACGAGTAATTGATGAAAAAGAAGAAGGAGTAAAGTCAGAAACATTAGAACCTCTTCCAGACGGCCAGTATCATGATGTGAAAGAAGGTTTCTGGGCGTACAATAGCATTAACTCTCTATCACAAGATGGTATTATAAACGGATACAGTGACAGTACTTTCAAACCATCTAAAAGCATTACAAGAGCGCAAGCTGCTACTCTATTAATGAAAGCTTTAGATCTTCCTCGTAACGGGAAAGACAGCAGGTTTAATGACGTTTCGAGTAAACATGAACACGCTACAGCAATTAAAGCAGCAGACGAAGCTGGATTAATTACTGGTAATGAGAATGGTGAATTCATGCCGGAAGATCCAATGACCCGCCAGCAAATGGCTGTTGTTTTCTACCGCGCATTTGATCTTGAAGGAACGGAATATGACGGAGATTTTGTTGATGTAAGTACGGATCATCGTTACCATAAACATATCAGTGCAATTGCTGGCAGCGGTATTGCATCAGGTAATGAAAACGGAGAATATGAACCAGGTCGAGAAACAACACGCGCCCACTTCTCTGTTTTTCTTGAAAATGCATTGGATAAATAA
- a CDS encoding S8 family serine peptidase codes for MFRRTLSVCAASALLFSYPVAGLANDSVSNQDDTYVVGFNEVLDLDVIKAAGGETTQTWERIEAAEVEMTEHEAASLASHPGISYVEIDKEVNVSSERSLKNWGLDQVNAPNAWDESVTGAGVDVAVIDTGISTSHPSLDVDGGYSAVDYTDSYDDDNGHGTHAAGIIGANQPESGLLGVAPEADLFAVKVLDENGNGSLTQMLDGIEWAIEEEMSVINMSFGTLTDSNAMKSMVDKAYENDIIVAAASGNRGESSTSSNRVEYPARYDSVIAVGAVDENNERAFFSASGEAVELAAPGVDIVSTYTDSTYGPLSGTSMATPFVAGAFALLKEAYPEKGAEALRTILQEEAKDLGEPGRDPRYGYGLLQIPDFSDASVDDNKSIPEESEDEPIEEPKEEDIEDNLIGEGPIETPDENEEISPPADLQSNVDYNDDGLIEVILSWDHTEDENTSHYQIYRNGEAYEQVNETTFIDFDVEPGTYTYEVTVVDADGTESEKSETVEVYVEEHEEEDTGFSWPEKVNNSPSFQDVDDDFWAHGPIEELSARGIITGSDGVFRPGEPVRRGQSLAMIGRLLDWDDTPVDTRFPDVDDSYFGSGFIAHGTAEGYVSGFSDGTFRPNQDITRGQMAAILGSVFELSKTIEDDRFSDVHDNTTGQSAIGYLAEQGIVSGYDDGTFRPGKKLSRAQFASILYHLGEHLIEE; via the coding sequence ATGTTTCGCAGAACGCTAAGTGTTTGTGCAGCGTCTGCTCTTCTTTTTTCCTACCCTGTAGCTGGATTGGCGAACGATTCTGTTTCTAATCAGGATGATACATATGTTGTAGGATTTAATGAAGTGCTTGATTTAGATGTTATAAAAGCAGCTGGCGGAGAAACCACCCAGACGTGGGAGAGAATTGAAGCTGCCGAGGTGGAGATGACTGAACATGAAGCAGCTTCACTCGCGTCTCACCCTGGTATTTCTTATGTAGAAATTGATAAAGAAGTGAACGTTTCGAGTGAGCGTTCATTGAAAAATTGGGGGCTCGATCAAGTAAATGCCCCAAATGCGTGGGATGAAAGCGTAACAGGGGCAGGTGTTGATGTAGCTGTGATTGACACAGGGATAAGCACATCCCACCCTTCTCTTGACGTAGATGGCGGTTATTCAGCCGTTGATTACACAGATTCCTATGATGACGATAATGGACACGGCACCCATGCAGCCGGGATTATTGGAGCAAATCAACCGGAATCTGGGCTTTTAGGGGTTGCCCCTGAAGCTGATCTATTTGCTGTAAAGGTGCTTGATGAGAATGGAAATGGTTCGCTTACCCAGATGCTTGATGGTATTGAGTGGGCGATTGAAGAAGAAATGAGTGTTATTAATATGAGTTTTGGCACACTTACCGATTCCAATGCGATGAAATCTATGGTAGACAAAGCTTATGAAAATGATATCATTGTCGCTGCGGCTTCTGGTAATCGCGGGGAGTCCTCTACTTCAAGCAATCGAGTTGAATATCCGGCACGATATGACTCTGTTATTGCTGTCGGAGCAGTAGATGAGAACAATGAACGGGCCTTTTTTTCTGCGTCTGGAGAAGCTGTTGAATTGGCTGCACCGGGCGTGGATATTGTGAGCACCTATACGGATTCTACATACGGACCGTTAAGCGGCACCTCGATGGCTACCCCATTTGTTGCCGGTGCATTTGCGTTATTAAAAGAAGCGTATCCAGAAAAAGGAGCCGAAGCATTACGCACCATCCTTCAAGAGGAAGCAAAGGATCTCGGAGAACCAGGGCGCGATCCTCGCTACGGTTACGGCCTTCTCCAAATACCGGACTTTAGTGACGCATCTGTAGACGATAACAAATCAATACCAGAAGAGTCGGAGGACGAACCAATAGAAGAACCAAAAGAAGAAGATATTGAAGATAACCTTATAGGAGAAGGTCCAATTGAAACACCGGATGAAAATGAGGAAATTTCTCCTCCTGCTGATTTGCAATCTAACGTAGACTATAATGACGATGGTTTAATAGAAGTGATACTCTCCTGGGATCATACAGAGGACGAAAATACGTCACATTATCAAATATATAGAAACGGTGAGGCTTATGAGCAGGTCAATGAAACTACGTTTATAGATTTTGACGTAGAACCTGGTACATACACGTATGAAGTCACCGTTGTCGACGCAGACGGAACAGAGTCTGAAAAAAGCGAAACAGTTGAAGTCTACGTAGAAGAACACGAGGAAGAAGATACAGGTTTTTCTTGGCCGGAAAAGGTCAATAACTCCCCTTCTTTTCAGGATGTCGATGACGACTTCTGGGCCCATGGGCCTATAGAAGAATTATCCGCACGAGGCATTATTACAGGAAGTGACGGTGTATTTCGTCCAGGTGAACCTGTTCGACGCGGGCAATCCCTAGCCATGATTGGACGGCTTTTAGACTGGGATGACACTCCCGTTGACACCCGTTTCCCGGATGTGGACGACAGTTATTTTGGCTCCGGCTTTATCGCACATGGTACGGCTGAAGGGTATGTCTCCGGCTTTTCCGACGGTACTTTCCGCCCAAACCAAGATATCACCCGCGGGCAAATGGCAGCTATTTTAGGCAGTGTGTTTGAATTAAGCAAAACGATCGAGGATGATCGTTTTTCAGACGTCCATGACAACACCACCGGACAAAGTGCTATTGGCTACTTAGCCGAACAAGGAATTGTAAGCGGCTATGACGATGGCACCTTCCGGCCAGGAAAAAAACTCTCTCGCGCTCAATTTGCAAGCATTTTGTATCATTTAGGAGAGCATTTGATAGAAGAATAG
- a CDS encoding sigma-54 interaction domain-containing protein gives MSYNIREDENEVILQSLQDDLLVTDTDGIITRVTAAMKSLYGVENKELVGKSVYELEKSGVCTPIVTPLVKESGKRTTIIQTTKENKKLLVTGVPVFNDNGKLWRIATYSHDVTELVNMREYLAHMEEEMQRVLNELNHLRSQYLQEHGFIARSSSMKRCLEMARQVADTDVNVLLLGESGVGKTQVAKMIHQESPRKEGPFIEVNCGAIPETLFEAEFFGYEGGAFTGSHKNGKVGLAELSEKGTLFLDEVGELSLNNQVKVLKFIQEKQFYRVGGRKPKNIDFRLVTATNQPLIELVEEKRFREDLFFRLNVVPITIPPLRERTSDIIPLIEYFVQDFSKKHNRDIQMDKAALKILCEQEWKGNVRELMNVMERLIVTSPTKLISAEEIWMPLGNDKKDTKKYTFQGSLPDTLSSVEEALLKEAASSCRTTTEMAEWLGISQPTVFRKLRKYNIK, from the coding sequence ATGAGCTATAACATCCGGGAAGACGAAAATGAAGTTATTTTACAATCTCTTCAAGATGATTTACTCGTAACGGATACCGATGGAATAATCACACGGGTTACCGCTGCTATGAAAAGCTTGTATGGGGTAGAAAATAAAGAATTGGTTGGAAAATCAGTATATGAGCTTGAAAAATCAGGCGTTTGCACTCCAATAGTTACACCACTTGTTAAGGAAAGCGGTAAACGTACAACTATTATTCAAACAACCAAGGAAAATAAAAAACTTCTCGTTACCGGTGTCCCAGTGTTTAATGATAACGGCAAGCTTTGGCGGATTGCTACGTACTCTCATGATGTAACGGAACTTGTTAACATGCGGGAATACCTTGCTCATATGGAAGAAGAAATGCAACGTGTTTTAAACGAACTGAACCACCTTCGCAGCCAGTACTTACAAGAACACGGGTTTATCGCTCGATCTTCTTCTATGAAACGCTGCCTTGAAATGGCCAGACAGGTTGCTGATACTGATGTTAATGTTTTATTGCTTGGTGAATCAGGCGTAGGAAAAACCCAGGTGGCTAAAATGATACATCAAGAAAGTCCACGGAAAGAGGGACCATTTATTGAAGTGAACTGTGGAGCTATTCCAGAAACCTTATTTGAAGCCGAATTTTTTGGTTATGAAGGAGGGGCATTTACAGGATCACATAAAAATGGAAAAGTTGGTCTTGCAGAGCTTTCCGAAAAAGGAACTCTATTTCTCGATGAAGTAGGAGAACTATCCCTGAACAATCAGGTGAAAGTTTTAAAATTCATTCAAGAAAAACAATTCTATCGGGTTGGCGGCCGCAAGCCAAAAAATATAGATTTTCGTTTGGTCACAGCAACCAATCAACCCCTAATAGAATTAGTTGAAGAAAAACGTTTCCGTGAAGATTTATTTTTCCGCCTTAACGTTGTACCCATTACCATTCCGCCGCTTCGTGAGCGCACGTCAGACATCATTCCTTTAATTGAATATTTTGTCCAGGATTTTTCTAAAAAACATAACCGTGACATTCAAATGGATAAAGCAGCTCTAAAGATTCTTTGTGAACAGGAATGGAAAGGGAACGTCCGCGAATTAATGAATGTTATGGAAAGACTTATTGTCACCTCACCAACCAAACTAATTAGTGCAGAAGAAATCTGGATGCCTCTTGGAAACGACAAAAAAGACACTAAAAAATATACTTTTCAAGGTTCACTGCCCGATACCCTTTCCTCAGTAGAAGAAGCCCTTTTAAAAGAAGCAGCTTCATCGTGCCGTACCACAACAGAAATGGCCGAATGGCTTGGAATCAGTCAGCCAACTGTCTTTCGAAAGCTAAGAAAATACAACATTAAATAA
- a CDS encoding YjiH family protein produces MKSFIVSLFSLFLFLVPVPYQNQWTIGIGIIAEALQTVFEDYLPPFMSLILVLSLIGSVITKLGLRNQYGWAVRSEFMKELFDVNWFWGTLRVTGAIFAIMTLFQFGPEFIWSDITGGTVLFELVPVLTTWFFIAGFLMPLLLRFGLMEFMGTVVRGLMRPLFKLPGRSSIDAMASWMGSGTVGALITTQQYESGYYTKREASVIATNFSVASIAFSLVVISFIGMDHMFLQFYITVIVAGFAAAIICPRIPPLSKKEEVYYEPAGKQISEEVPAGKSRLRWAAEKAVAKASEVKNVSSIVKNGVQNVLDIWFGLIPLVMGLGTIALVIAEFTPIFNILSYPLVPVLELARIPEAADAAPAMIVGFADMFLPAVIGSGIESELTRFVIAVLSMTQLVYMSEIGILLLRSRIPVSFLDLVIVFIQRTIITLPIIILMAHLFFF; encoded by the coding sequence ATGAAATCTTTTATTGTATCCCTTTTCAGCTTGTTCTTATTTCTAGTTCCTGTGCCTTATCAAAACCAATGGACAATCGGAATTGGAATTATAGCTGAAGCTCTGCAGACTGTATTTGAAGACTATTTACCTCCATTCATGTCACTCATACTCGTTCTGTCTTTAATTGGAAGCGTTATCACAAAACTTGGTTTACGGAATCAATACGGATGGGCTGTACGCTCTGAATTTATGAAGGAATTATTTGATGTCAATTGGTTTTGGGGGACTTTGAGAGTAACCGGAGCAATTTTTGCAATAATGACTCTATTTCAATTTGGTCCTGAATTTATTTGGTCTGACATTACAGGCGGGACTGTGTTGTTTGAACTGGTTCCGGTGCTCACTACCTGGTTTTTCATTGCAGGTTTTTTAATGCCTCTTTTGCTTCGTTTCGGACTGATGGAATTTATGGGAACGGTAGTAAGAGGATTAATGCGTCCGCTTTTTAAGCTGCCGGGACGCTCATCGATTGATGCTATGGCTTCATGGATGGGCAGCGGAACCGTAGGTGCTCTTATTACGACACAGCAATATGAAAGCGGATATTATACAAAACGAGAAGCCTCAGTGATTGCCACTAACTTCTCTGTTGCTTCCATTGCATTTAGTCTGGTTGTTATCAGCTTTATCGGGATGGACCATATGTTTTTACAATTCTATATTACTGTCATTGTTGCAGGGTTTGCAGCCGCCATCATATGCCCTAGAATTCCACCTCTTTCAAAAAAAGAAGAAGTATATTATGAGCCAGCAGGAAAACAAATTTCTGAAGAAGTACCTGCCGGAAAGTCACGGTTACGCTGGGCTGCAGAAAAAGCAGTCGCAAAAGCATCCGAAGTAAAAAATGTTTCTTCCATTGTGAAAAATGGCGTGCAAAATGTTCTGGATATATGGTTTGGATTAATTCCTCTAGTTATGGGGCTAGGTACAATTGCCTTAGTTATCGCCGAGTTCACGCCAATATTTAATATTCTTTCCTATCCACTCGTTCCAGTTTTGGAATTAGCACGTATTCCAGAAGCTGCTGATGCTGCACCGGCAATGATCGTTGGCTTTGCGGATATGTTTTTACCAGCGGTGATTGGAAGCGGAATAGAAAGTGAGCTGACACGGTTTGTGATTGCCGTTCTTTCGATGACACAGCTCGTGTATATGTCAGAAATAGGTATTTTGCTGCTTCGTTCACGTATCCCAGTATCTTTTCTTGATCTAGTTATTGTATTTATTCAGCGCACCATTATTACACTGCCGATCATTATTCTAATGGCGCACCTTTTCTTTTTTTAA
- the speB gene encoding agmatinase produces MYKPKDSSKSPRYTGVRTFMRLEQIQTTEGVDFVVAGNPFDTAVSNRIGARGGPQHIRNFSVLLRPYNPDQGINIFDYCSGVDYGDFEIVPQNIHRSYDIVGEQLAPIIEKEITPIILGGDHSVSLGHLRAFAKKYGPVALVHFDSHSDTWDNYFGEKYMHGTPFRRAVEEGLIDTSHSIQVGLRGPLYGPEDITDPEELGFKTIPMREVRKLGKDEVLRQIHERAGNKPVFVSYDIDFVDPAFAPGTGTPEVAGPDSFEALEYVRELYGLNIKGFDLVEVLPEYDSDDITAALASTIAFEMITLVAMQKRDQQAELSTQTQTI; encoded by the coding sequence ATGTACAAACCAAAAGATTCTTCAAAAAGCCCTCGTTATACAGGTGTGCGTACGTTTATGCGCCTTGAACAAATTCAGACAACGGAAGGTGTTGATTTTGTCGTAGCAGGAAATCCTTTCGATACCGCTGTGTCTAATAGAATTGGTGCTCGCGGCGGCCCTCAGCATATTCGAAATTTTTCTGTTCTTCTTCGTCCATACAACCCTGATCAAGGTATCAACATTTTCGATTATTGCTCTGGTGTGGATTATGGAGATTTTGAAATTGTTCCTCAAAATATTCATCGGTCCTATGATATTGTAGGAGAACAGCTGGCTCCTATAATTGAAAAAGAAATCACCCCGATTATCCTTGGAGGAGACCATTCTGTTTCGCTTGGCCATCTACGGGCATTTGCTAAAAAATACGGACCAGTCGCTCTCGTTCATTTTGATTCTCACAGTGATACTTGGGACAATTATTTTGGCGAAAAATACATGCACGGCACACCATTTCGTCGTGCAGTAGAGGAGGGGCTAATTGATACCTCTCATTCGATTCAAGTCGGACTGCGTGGTCCGCTTTATGGTCCGGAGGACATTACAGATCCGGAAGAATTAGGGTTTAAAACCATTCCGATGCGAGAGGTCCGAAAGCTTGGAAAGGATGAAGTGCTTCGTCAAATTCATGAACGAGCGGGAAATAAACCCGTGTTTGTTTCCTATGATATTGATTTTGTTGATCCCGCTTTTGCCCCGGGCACCGGTACCCCAGAAGTAGCCGGTCCTGACAGCTTCGAAGCATTAGAATATGTCAGGGAGCTTTACGGCTTAAATATTAAAGGGTTTGACCTAGTAGAAGTGCTGCCGGAATATGACAGCGACGACATAACAGCAGCACTTGCATCTACTATCGCTTTTGAGATGATAACACTTGTTGCTATGCAAAAACGAGATCAACAAGCAGAACTTAGTACACAAACACAGACTATATAA
- a CDS encoding four-helix bundle copper-binding protein, translating into MTYQECIQACLECMEECNMCYDACLREDNVKMMADCIRLDRECADICAFAAKAMQSNSPFAGKICGLCAEICQACGDECAKHEHDHCQRCAEVCYKCAKVCREMAS; encoded by the coding sequence ATGACTTACCAAGAATGTATTCAAGCTTGTCTAGAGTGTATGGAAGAGTGCAATATGTGTTATGACGCTTGCCTGAGAGAAGACAATGTAAAAATGATGGCGGACTGTATCCGGCTTGATCGAGAATGTGCAGATATCTGTGCTTTTGCAGCAAAAGCCATGCAAAGCAACAGTCCATTTGCCGGAAAAATTTGCGGGTTGTGTGCGGAAATCTGCCAAGCATGCGGAGATGAATGTGCGAAACATGAACATGACCATTGCCAGCGCTGCGCGGAAGTTTGTTATAAATGTGCAAAAGTATGCCGCGAAATGGCATCCTAA